Proteins encoded in a region of the Myxococcales bacterium genome:
- a CDS encoding tyrosine-type recombinase/integrase, producing MLRHTYASHLAMHGQPVTVIKELMGHGTIAMTLRYAHLAPGMTRAAVASLDEPAPAWSVRDVSAGPEKRLQVVKN from the coding sequence GTGCTTCGTCACACGTACGCGAGCCACCTCGCGATGCACGGCCAGCCCGTCACCGTGATCAAGGAGCTGATGGGCCACGGCACGATCGCGATGACGCTGCGGTACGCGCACCTGGCCCCAGGGATGACTCGGGCGGCTGTGGCGTCACTTGATGAGCCAGCGCCGGCCTGGAGTGTCCGCGACGTGTCCGCGGGACCGGAGAAGCGGCTGCAAGTCGTGAAGAACTAA
- a CDS encoding helix-turn-helix domain-containing protein, with protein MRIGRNAMYAVVARGEVPHQRIGKLIRISRRSLMRWLVDGHRR; from the coding sequence ATGCGGATCGGCCGCAACGCGATGTACGCGGTCGTGGCTCGCGGCGAGGTTCCGCACCAGCGGATCGGGAAGCTCATTCGCATCAGCCGTCGGAGCCTCATGCGATGGTTGGTGGATGGTCATCGCAGGTAG
- a CDS encoding helix-turn-helix domain-containing protein: MERLLTRQEAAALLRKPESWLKYAERHGRIPFVRVGQQIRYRAADLTAWLDGSRSAAEGRNT; this comes from the coding sequence ATGGAACGACTCCTGACTCGCCAAGAAGCCGCCGCCCTCCTGCGAAAGCCGGAGAGCTGGCTCAAGTACGCCGAGCGTCACGGCCGGATCCCGTTCGTGCGCGTCGGCCAGCAGATCCGCTACCGCGCCGCCGACCTGACGGCGTGGCTGGATGGGAGCCGGTCTGCGGCCGAAGGGCGAAACACGTGA
- a CDS encoding protein rep → MCGWTSAGYWTCKQRLCPQCSQRISHKNAGQVVAAVAAMKHPVYTLFTYRSKGLGAPTLRTAVTSFRHGLRLLRERRFFACVRAGVGAIETSLSKDGTVWQVHSHMALDIHGGLEEAVLAAAWKKVTANRGEVQLHDAIYSPSGFATYTTKADTWCPPPGKTNPLHLLEVVMRGVHGRRLPDRLATEEGRTGAMTDGEADAWREQARRRSEHVFDVAEALHALPGGTWAPPSMGFATFGEWSETELGFGKRTAEQYVALWAWLNQAPPDRRERLRSIPWTKLRLLMRAGYRADEEVPRGVVEAPRAMLEGTQQTRARRSQAPPIRARSGGDRPPRTSSRPSGPAVGLDVPQPQPHGDLPGLPGHQLLREARRSRYPGALPRALGGRVGPEHCRLRFRRRCGGGRASFRRVLADVPAQ, encoded by the coding sequence TTGTGCGGGTGGACCTCCGCCGGGTACTGGACCTGCAAACAACGCCTTTGCCCGCAGTGCAGCCAGCGCATCTCCCACAAGAACGCCGGCCAGGTCGTCGCCGCCGTCGCGGCCATGAAGCATCCCGTCTACACGCTGTTCACGTACCGCTCGAAGGGGCTGGGCGCGCCCACCTTGCGCACGGCGGTGACGTCGTTCCGCCACGGCCTCCGCCTCCTGCGGGAACGGCGCTTCTTCGCGTGCGTCCGCGCCGGTGTCGGCGCGATCGAGACCAGCCTCAGCAAGGACGGCACGGTCTGGCAAGTCCACTCGCACATGGCGTTGGACATCCACGGCGGCCTTGAGGAGGCTGTCCTCGCGGCGGCCTGGAAGAAGGTCACCGCCAACCGGGGCGAGGTTCAGCTTCACGACGCGATCTACAGTCCCTCGGGGTTCGCGACGTACACGACCAAGGCCGACACATGGTGCCCGCCCCCTGGGAAGACCAACCCGTTGCATCTCCTGGAGGTGGTGATGAGGGGTGTCCACGGCCGCCGGCTCCCAGATCGCCTGGCCACGGAAGAAGGGCGGACAGGCGCAATGACGGACGGAGAAGCGGACGCCTGGCGCGAGCAGGCACGCCGCCGAAGCGAACATGTGTTCGATGTTGCCGAGGCACTTCACGCCCTGCCGGGGGGAACCTGGGCACCTCCGTCGATGGGGTTCGCCACGTTCGGCGAGTGGTCCGAGACCGAGTTGGGCTTCGGGAAGCGCACGGCGGAACAGTACGTGGCGCTCTGGGCCTGGCTGAACCAGGCTCCTCCGGATAGGCGAGAGCGCCTTCGCTCGATCCCGTGGACGAAGCTGCGGCTCCTGATGCGCGCCGGCTACCGCGCCGACGAGGAGGTCCCGCGCGGCGTCGTCGAGGCCCCGCGCGCCATGCTGGAAGGAACCCAGCAGACGCGCGCGCGGCGATCTCAAGCACCACCGATTCGCGCTCGAAGCGGAGGAGACAGACCTCCTCGAACAAGCTCTCGTCCGAGCGGGCCAGCTGTCGGGCTCGACGTTCCGCAGCCACAACCTCACGGTGATCTGCCAGGACTTCCTGGCCACCAACTGCTTCGGGAAGCTCGACGATCCCGATACCCGGGCGCGCTACCTCGCGCGCTTGGAGGCCGCGTTGGGCCTGAGCATTGTCGCCTTCGATTCCGACGGAGATGTGGTGGCGGGCGCGCATCATTTCGGCGGGTCCTCGCAGACGTCCCGGCGCAGTGA